The Rhodamnia argentea isolate NSW1041297 chromosome 10, ASM2092103v1, whole genome shotgun sequence sequence GGAAGGGACAAGCGGACTGTATACGATGCTTGGCTCCAAAATCTCACCAAGAACCATGATGCCTCCTCCATTCCCATCCCCTCTCAAGCAATGAGAGAATACTTTTGGTGTTATCCCTCGCGATGACAACTGCGATACAACAGATAAATCTCCTCCCCCAAAGCCGAAAATCCCATCAATGGCTTTGTCTGATTTAGTCAAGTCACCAGACTGGTAGGTGCTACACCTATTTTTCATAAAACCAGATAAAGCGGTTAGGACCCAAGCAACAACCACAAGATGCACTACCCACAGGAGTGAGAATACTCAGAGGTCCAGTTTCATCCCGAGTCATGCTATTATGGACATAATCTAATGGCTGTAAATTTCCTTGTAGATTATGGTTACAAATCTTGCAGGATTTCTTGTGCATATACCTGAAAGGACCTCATACGAGTGTGCCATGTTAGCACAGAAACTAAGGAAATGCCAATATAAGTAACTGACTTTTTAGCTTGATCATTTAAGGAAATCATTCTATCGATTGAATAAATCACTTGTTGGAATAAGCCTGCCTAGCCAGTACTTGAAATAGTAGTTTGCTGAAATCATACTCTAAGTCACGTAAAACAACCGTAACCTGTTTTAATTTCCAGAAACAATACATTATAAGTTCCTATATCATCTTCTTAAATTCAATGATCATGTTTAAATCCGAAGTACAGAACATAGAATTCCGTAGAAGTCATGTCACCTCACCCAAAAACAACGGGAGCTGAAGAGTTTGCAATCAACGAACCCCCCATAACCATGTCAAAATACAGCACATCAGATACGTAATGACCTGTTGTCCCGCTCCCATCTCCATACTGGAAGGAGTAACTGCACTGATTACTTTGAGGAGGGCATTCAGTTGACATGGTTTGAATTTGAGAAGTGCACAAAGGATCTGAACAGGAAACCAAATAAGACGTGGAAGAGCTGGACGAATCAAAGAAACTGAGCTCAATCTGTACAATGCAAGTAGAGTCAGAACATCAGAATGTTGCTTTTGGTCTTTATAGACACCAAAGTTCAAGGAACATGAAAAAAGAGGATATATAAATTACTCCAAGTCCGCTAGTTTGGGGGCAGTCGCTGCAGGAACTGCAGGTAACCCACAATACATCGCTTCCAGTATCAATCTGCACATTGAAAACCTTTGGAGGAGAGCCCAGCTTCACCTTTGTAAAATAAAGCCTGACGACAAAGTCCACATTGACAAGGAAGATGGTCAATCCCAATTTCTGAACTTTGCATACCTATTAACAGCATTCACCAGACAGTGCACAAGCACATTTCAATTCGTGAAACCAAGAACACCAGCACACTATCACCATTCCTAAGACAGAGATTCGAAAAGCTCAACTTTCCATAATTTAAAGTCAAATAAGATTCAGAGGAAAGTATATCAAAGTCCATTCACGTCCAAACAGAGAGATTTTTGCATAAACATGACACTATCTCAATAATTCGAAGCCCCCGTACATTTGAGGTACTAAGAGTCACTAAAGACACCAAGAATTGATCCCGCAAGCAGAGTCTCTCCTTCTTAAAGATGTCTCATCTTTCTCCCTCATGTAACCAATCGCTTTTTTccatcagaaaataaaaaaatgaaagaactcCCCCAGTTAATTCTCACACCACTTTAATCCCACCTCCTTCAGCATCTAAGAGAAACCCACTAGAAAAAATTCGACTTGCCTAATTACCAAAGAGGCCAAATTTCAATAGTCCCAACTGTTTTCTACTTGGAGCACAAACACAAATCAGAGCACCTGAAAAAACAAGAACAGCAATACAGACAAGAAAGTCACCCGATGAGAAGTGGATCAGAGGAGCCTTGGACCGAGAAGTCGACGACGCCACCGGCCACGCTCTGCAAGATTCGGGCGTGCCTGACCCGGTCCCGAGCTCGGAGCAAGTCGGGGTCGACCCGGCGGTCGAGTGGGAAGGCCCGTTGCAGAGGTAGGACGGCGGTTCTCGGGGCGGGGGCAGCGCCGCAGCGCACCACCACCGGAACCGGCAGTGTCAAGGCGGCCAAGACCAAGAAGATCAAGAACTCCGCCGGAGCATCTAAAGCTCGCATTTCTTTATTACTTTTCCAGTCTTCCTTTTGGTGGGTTCGTGGGATTCGAGTCTGCGGAGAGGCAAGTTCCTTCCTTTTTCAGAGGCAGAGATCGAGCAAGTGTTGCCTTTTCTGCatttctcgagagagagagagagagagagagagagagaagttacAGGGACCAGAAGAGACGCTGAttaagggaaaaggaaagggaaaatggaaatgggGTTGGATTATACAGAAATATTTTACAGAAGAAAGCGAATTTGGGAACTTTTTCAGGTTGACGACGATGGTGATGATGCTGTAGAGAAAcggcttgagagagagagagagagagagagagagagagagattgcggTTACCTGTGTTTTTCTTATCCTTCCTTAAGAGAGAAGTGAGTTGGAGTTGAATTGTTtatctatctattttatttatttatttgtttgtttttttttgttttatttattttattatatctGGGACTCCATAACCCGCCATGACTACGACGTTTAAAGTTTGGATCTTTGCCTTTTGGGGTTGGATTGGATGGGATCGTTCAAGAACATCATGCACTCACGCAATACACAAAGCTTCATTTCTTTTAGAAAGATAATCAAGTGTGCAAAAGTTCAATTGCGTTCCTTTGCATTCACAAGTTCAGTTTCGACACGCAAAAGCCGTGTCTAAGACATCGTGTATCTAAAAAGAGACGCATGATGAATGTCGTCTTGTATTTTTGTGGCTAGTGATCGGCATGAAAAATGCCATTAATGATCACTATCTTTCGTTTTCCGTGCCTGCAACATTCCTTGAGTAGATTTTATTCTTTACAAGGTGAAGTTTAGTTTGTCTTGTATGACTTATTATATGTTGACTCCTTGTTTAATTCGAACTTGCATGGGTGTAATTGGGGAAattatttaagaaatttaagAGTGATGTTATCACCAAATGcctaagttaattaattaatttatttatttaaaaaaaaacttataaaaaagaagtcataaatctattacgtTTGAACTAAAACTTTCCCCTTTTacgggagggaaaaaaaaaggcaaaaagaacaCGGCTTTTTCCTTCGACACAGAATAGCTCTTTTACTCTCCCCTTTTGAGAGCCAGCAGGTTGAGAAAGAGATAAAGGCATGTATGGTTATTTCCTTATGGAATTTGCACGACCACTTTGCAATATTCGCTCTTTGCGTAACCTTTGCTTGAGTAAACGCTGCTAATTTTAGCATGACTTTTAGAATCGAATAGGTAGCTAGACTTTTCTTGCTCGACGGCTTTTCTTGGGTCGAAGAAATTGCTGTTCTAATTGAAGTGAACCAGATTTAACACAATTATGAAAtggaaacataaaaataaaaaaaaaggaaagaaatctagcTCCTTCACGATTGCACGTTGCACTACTTTGATAGAAAGGACTCGTGGGTTGCTTTCGCGAGAAATCAAAGGggggaaaataaaacaaagaaaagatataGCGTGTCGGCATCGCGAGGCCTGTTGCACCAAGTTAAGTCAAAAAAGAGAGTCAAACAAGAATACATAAAGTAATTAGCATGCCGTGTTGTCCAATCACACGCATTTCTTAGACAGAACAGAGTAGGTCGATTTGAACAAgtagtggggaaaaaaaaaggaggaatttGCAACGGTAGAGTGCCACTTTGTTGTAACTACACGATTAAGTCAatcagaaaagaaggaaaaggagatgCGAATatccttgaattttattttttttttacggttaATATCgtcgaaaatcctaaactgcCGCATCCGAAAACATTTATCCCAATTTCTTATAGcggaaaatcctaaattataatatattttttttctaagagcTCTCTTGGGGTTTTGAAAACCCGCTAAAATCCCTAGCTCTGTCCCAATTTCGACTTAAGATTTTGATCATGGAAATTTGATTGGGACAAATGTGGTACGGGGCATATCAGGGCGTGCATGGCTACGGTTtcgctctagaaatcaacttttgatcagaagttgatttttctacttctgacgataagtaatttttttttttcaagtggctccaaaaacTACTTCTAAAGGATAAAAAatgcttcaaaagtaaaaaaaatatgaagttGCGTAATCAAATAAATTCTTGCTCTAGAAATTATATTATCAAATGAATCTTCACTTTAGAAACACTTTTAGAGCTGAAATTCTACTTTATAAGTGTGGTTATCCATGCCCtgaagttgtgattttttttgtgatacgcGAGTGTGCTAGTCGAGcatttttgtgacattaaacCCTTTATGCTTTTTCGAACAAACACCGACACAAAATGAAGACTTATGTAACGGTCGCCCTAGAAGACATAAAGCCAAACGAGGACTAAGTGAACAACGTTCCCACCTTGTCGATCCGTGGGGACGACCCGGTTGACCAGTGAGTCAATTCAACGGGGCAGCGCATGCACACCACCAGTGACACCACGCATTCACACATGCCCTTTTATGATCCATTGACTTGACTTAGAGTCCTCAAGACGAGAATCCAAAGCACAACGATGGAATGTCTCTCGCGCAACCGCACAAAGGTTTACGATTCGCGTCGAAAGCCTGCATCGGTAATTAGGGTTGAGGGGAAGTGGTCGGGAATCGTGTTTGATCGATCAAAATCCAGGATTAAAAGAGTAATTCGGAAGATATTGATCTCCCCGATTGGTCATTTCATTACGTCGGACGATCACGTCCCGGTGGTTAATCTGAGGTTATTAGCGATTATAGTTCGCCAAACAACCTTTCACAGCTCCTTCTCCCTTATATGCTCTCCCAAGGTCTAAATTGACAAGTGCTACGATTCTCTTCTTCAATCTTAGCCTTTTATTATATTCTAAATGTTTCTTCCGATCTAATCATGTCACAGCGAGCCAAAAAACAAGATAGGGATAGGACATGTCGATATTCTATATCAGTCCATCGATTAAGTACACGGATTCCTTATTCGCCCCATCGCTTACTCTAAAGAACTTAAGGCCGGTAAACGTCACTTGAAAGTCATTGAACCGATTGCGCGTAGCCGGAATCCGTGCGTCCCCACAACAATTTCTAAATCAAGACTCTTCAATTTCTCCGAAACTTGTCGATTGGAGAAACGTGCGTACCGTTTTATTTACgctctatcttcttcttctctgtttttcttttttctgtcaaTAACTGCAAAAAGTGAAGGGTTCCAAGCTTGTCGAGTTACGCACAGCTCAAAAGCAAATTTGCCTTTGTCATCCCCCACGACTTGAAGATGAAAACGTCAACCAACGAATTTGCTGGATCGGTTCAGTGGAGATAGTGGCCGCTGGGATGCTACGTCTCTTGGATTTCAGGCGATGAGGTTATTATCCAACCATGTGGAGAGGCCATGGAGAAACTTATTAAACCTAAGATCTCTGCCTACCTGAAGTAAATTATCTTTCAGCTTAGCCCtcctaaaagaaaaaaacgtaaTAACGTCTCGATACTTTGTACATTGGAAAGTTGCTTAGGTAGTTTCTAGGGAAAATTTTAGCTTTCGTAGGTCCGGGGTCTCCAATCTTTCCAAATTGAATATTGACTCTaagcttttcatttttactttttgggtCGTGATTTGATGCAAATTTGAGCGAAGGAAAGTGCCTCCAACCATACGTTCGATCAATTTCCTCTCGTGTCAAATTTTGGGTCCTTATTCTTGGAAGTCGTCGAGTCAAATCATGACTACGTGATTCTATAGACATTGGTTCCAACTTTTTGAAACGAGAAACTTAACTTGGAGCCACCTTGGTACCTGTCGGTTCCAAGGTACTATGTgctactctaaattattttcgaatTGCTTATTGAACAAAATATTGTTCTGGTTCCAATTTTCATCACACTGAGCATTCGGCACAAAGCATAAATGGGTTTCATGATAATTTGTGTTCTCGTGTGATGATAATGCCTATAATCTTAAAATACTAATGACATCTAAAAGTAAAGATATAGTTAGCTTCCACCAATTTAATTCTATGAGTTTAAATAAAAGTATACCGTCtctatttgagagagagagagagagaggatttgcTTCTTCTAATGATGTTGGAAACTCCCGATGAACTAATGTTTGGCAATACAAATTCAGTAAAGTAACTAAGTGCTAACAAACTATGCTGAAATTTATCAACAACACAGCATCCCGCATAAATATACacgctggaatttaatcgatgacacaAATATGAAAGTCGCATCTAAGGAAAATAAAGTGCAGTGtagaaaagtaaagataaagatagtAAATCGTTTGATTTGTGCGCCGGGGGtttgggagggggggggggattGGGTTCCTCCGAAGAGTGTGATGTGGCTATTGAAAGTTTACAATTGACGGTTATTGACAGAGGTTAAAAAGGAGGTCATAACAAAGGTCACAAAAGGAAGTTACAAACATAGGTTATATCGACAGTTTCTTCGACTCCACAAACTTGACAGTTGCTTTATTCCACGATGTTAATAGCTATTTCTCAACAATTATATCCAAGATTGTCGACTACACTTTTTATCGATTccttcaagatttttttttttttggtaaaggatTCCTTCAAGATGTTGATTCATCAAGTAGTCGATAATTTTGTTCATAAATGACCAAACTCTACTCTTATCGACAATGGCTATCACATATGGGTTATAACCGAAAGTTGGTCATTTTTGTGCAAACAGTCATGCTTAAATACTTCGGTATTTTTTTGTACTTATTGGCACATGCTTCACATGTATGTTCTATTTAATATTGGGAAATGCAACAATTTAACTCAAGCCCAATTGAGTCAAAACTAAATCAACTAAAATCAAATGGAATAAGCTGGGATTGCACTAGTAGTGAAGGCAATCGTGTTTACATGTCAAATTcggaaaaaaatccaaaaagtcataaatctattacataggtaccaattcaatcataaatcgtTTGACtgggccaatttagtcatatacctATTGCatcggtaccaattcaatcctaaactttttaattggaccaattcagtcctaaatctttttgcattggtaccggatctagtcaattttgatcgaaaatcgtgGACATTGATGGCGGGCgttctacatggcacgaccgGCGTGGCACGAACGGCGCTAATGTAagcattttaataatattttaatatttttaatgtcAAAATAGAACATGCTTTTGTCATTGAGTCCTTTACGTTAGAGAGCCCCTTTTCACAAGATTATCTTTGTCTTTGTTTATGTCTCCGATTagataataattttaaatatactttataatatttttggttcatttttcatttttttttcttttttgtgcactttttcttctttatgttgTCGGTCGACTAGGGTTGCCAACCGACCCTCATCGCCCACAAGCGAGGGCCGAGATGCCCTCCTTGGTCGAGGCCAAGGACACAAAACCTTTGCCCTCGATCCGGCCGAGGTTGCCTGATATGGGTGTTGCGGCCTTGCCCGAGGCGTCAAGCTCCACAGCGCCCTCACATGGCCCAAATTTGGCGAGGGCGTCGCGACCCTCACCCAAGATGGGCGAGAGGCCGCCTAACAGCCAAATTAAGTCAAAACTAAATCAACTAAAATCAAATGGAATAAGTTGGGATTGCACTAGCAGTGAAGGCAATCGTGTTTACATGTCAAATTcggaaaaaataccaaaaaagtcataaatctattacataggtaccaattcaatcataaatcgtTTGATtgggccaatttagtcatatacctATTACATCGgtaccaattcagccctaaactttttaattggaccaattcggtcctaaatctttttgcatcggTACGagatctagtcaattttgatcgaaaatcgtgGACATTGATGGCGGGcgttctacgtggcacgaccggcgTGGCACGACCGGCGCCGATGTAagcattttaataatatttatactTTTCCTTGTTGAATTCGGGCTATGGGTATCatgtttttatattttgcatCATCGTAAAATCTAATATTTCTCTCGAACGTACTAAATTTAACTTCGTGTCAATTTGTATTGTCGCTACATTTAACGGCcgatttatattaaaaaataagatcgtattttcctaaatttgttATCCATGATTACAAGCCATGGACATCACCTACATGCAAATTCAATCGAATATACTTTATAACCCGTcgaaaaaggggggaaaaaaaaagttctggcATTTGAGAAAAAGCACGCATCTTTGACTCTCTTTCGTCACATCCCGCCCTATAATATGAAGCCAGCAAACATTGCGCAATTTCGGCTTTCTTAACTCAAATCAGCTTTTCTGCTGAGCCAGCTCAGACGAAGGATTTGTTATTTCATCACAACTTGGACCCCAAAACATTACCCTGCAAAATGAACTTCCGACCGAGATGAGATTGCTTTTCTTGTTGAGAACCGATGGAATCATTGTCCGGATAAATTGGTACGACGTCATTCGATTGGTCCAACAACAGGACTCCTGCTTGAAAATTGGGGTGGAGAGAAGAAGCTTCCGATCGCATATATTAATCGATAAAGATAGGCTATTGGCGATCGTGATAGGTACGTTTCACCTCGGCAACACAATGCATCATCTAGCAAGAAATGCGTGCGAAATTGCGTGGGGTTTTCGCAGAAAGTGACAGCCAACGCCATGTATTATATGCTACGGACCCCCAACTTGCAATGTATGGACCAtgttcttccttccttttgttttcttttcgaaAATTCGGAACGTGGTTAGGGTCGGTGACCTCGAACTTCTTCTTATTTGTACagttttgattttgaattttttttttctaattcgaCCTAGTCCTAGAACATTCGAAAATAAGTTCGGTGCGGTCATCCTACTGAATGTAGCACCAATATCATGTGCGACTAGATCGCGCGACGACAACGGTGGTCATTGTACTTTTTTCTATTGACCTTAATACATGGAGAACCGAAATTGAGAATAATTGTAGCAACTCGTCCCGGAATATGCAAGAGGTTTTCTTGAGATTTTTTAGTTCTGAAGCAAGACCATGAAATTGGTGCGCTGCTGCTTTACCATTTTTCGATTCTTGTTCCTCTTTGACGGGGAGAGAAAGCAAAAGCATTTGATGAATAAAGTCTGGCCTCTGATTTGATCTTTAGGCCTGCATCAAATAATCTGGGCGGGCCTGGGCTATAAATCTTTCTGCTAGGCGAAGCCCCATTAACACTTGGGTCCAGCCGAAGCCTGCCCAGTGCTCAGGTCTAGCCATGAGTGATAAGGACATTTCTTACGTCAAGCTCCATAAAATaaagattaataccacaaaaaactccaaactgatacaccGTGGCAAAtctaccccaaattatttttttgatcacaaaaagcCATAAATTGATGTACTTattacaaatttacccaaaactgatacatccgtaataaatttaccctccataaattttcgttaaatttaatcgTCAAATTATTAAGTTGAATAACACGCGACAATTCATGAGTATACGAGTGAGGTTTTCACCTTatatttgtcatatgtgtatcgatttaaaatttttcaagatattaatccaatttaacgaaaggtaaatttattacggatatACCGATTtcagatttttcatggtaaaaaattaatttgtgataaattcgtcacaaatgtaccggtttaaggtttttttttgtaaaaaaaaaatttgagatacatttatcacaaatatactaatttgggatttttcgtgatattaatcctaaaataaAATAGGGTTATAACTTCTAACGAGCCACACATCCAGGACGCGGATCGAACAAGAACTCTTCGAATCTCTTTAAACAGATGAGGAAATACTTGGGATCATGCAATCCACAAAGCCACAATGAATCCAATACGCACACGATGTGGCTACATTCCTAGATGTAGCAATTACAAGCATCAATCGCTTGGGACAAAGTCCGCTTACGGAGATGATGAAGACAATTCTAAGAGGCTTAAAGCCCACAATATAGAGACGATTCACACAATGAAGGTGGATGCAATTGCAATGCACTGCACGTGGATGCAATTGTCCATTTGAAAACTAGAGCTGGGCCGAAAAGACATACCTGACTGCAGCCAGAATCTTTGGCCTTCATCAATTACAGGAGACACAATAGGCAAAGTGCCAATTGTAAGAGGTGAGGTGAGGATGACAGTTTTGGAAAGAGAAAATGTTTACATACATGGATATGGTCTTGTGCACAGCAAAATCAAATGTAAGATGAGTTTAACACACCGTAATACAAGGAAATCTTCACCGCCCCATTCATGTGGGATGATGCTTGCCACGCATTTGTCATCCGGTTGCAGATGTTTTCGCTGCAAGTTGGATAAGTGCGCGCTTGTGATAAGTGGTCCGCAGCTTCTTATATTTCTGCACAAATGTCCCAAAGTCTACTTCCCTATTAAGAAGCTTTTCGTGCAAAGCTTCAGATTCCTCCTCCGTCTTGCGCATTGCTTCTACAAAATGTCAAACAGGTTGTCATAATAATAAAAGGGCAAGCTCAAATTCCTGACAGAAGCCGCATGCTGTAGAGTGAAGATCCAGCTTTAGTTAAAGACCCTAAAACTATTTACAGTTTTCTGATTGTATGGATTACCTTGAAGCTTCTGGataagagaggaagaagagaagagctTCATAATTTCTTCTTTCTGTCTCTCTAGTTCACTGAGCTTCTCCTGTGCAGCAGCCAACTCCGTCGTCCGTATGATCCTACactgcaaaaagaaaatgaaacagcTTTAACTGATGCCATCATGGGCTGCTTGCCCCTAAATGACCCATATAGAAGCATTATGATATACCTGGTTTCTCAGCTCCATTATTTGAGGCTCCTTCTCCAAGTTCATCCCTATAGTTATTGACAAAAATAATGAGACCCATCTGCAATATAACATATCATCCAAGATAAAACTTCACCTCCAGTCAGGGAAAGACAACTCACTGGCAAGCTGCAGGGTTTCTTTCCGGAGTTCATCTCGTATCTGCCAACCATCAGTCAAACAGTTAAAGAGCAAAAACATCAAttttaaaagagataaaaaTCTAAGTTGATGTAGTAGTGAATGCTGCATTTTCCGTTCCAACAATTCTAATTAAGTCAACCAAACCAGACCAAATTATTGCATTCAAACCAAGAATCAAGTACGTGATAATGCTCTTAATATAGCAGCCATCTGACCAACGCCAGTTAAGATATTTGATGAATCTGGGCATGCAATTGAGACTTGAAAGTGGTCTGTACTCATTCGATCAAATGTAACCAAAGGCGCAGCATGGGTGCTTCAGCATGCATATAAGAGACTTCTCTCTCGCAGTCGGTATTCGAATGCCATAATACAGAACGGCATTTCATCCTCTTTGGTTTTGAGAGGTAAAAGCACCCGAAACAGTGCTAACTAAAGATAAAAGAACAAccataaaactaaaaaaaaatcactgttCGAGAGTGACAGTTTGAGTAGCAAAAACCAAAATCTACATACATAGAACTGTATCACTCACATTATTTTGGATCTTCACTTGATCAAGTGAAAGTATGAACTGATGGTATGCTTCCTTGTCAGACAAAAGCTTCCGCAATTCGTCAACACTGAATAGGTTTACagaagaaaagaacataaataGATACAGGAATGACTAATGAAGTATAATAACACTAGCAGAAATAAAGAGAACAGAAAATAGTAGCCCAAGAGAAGTCCTTCGCTCAATCTAAGATAAACAACTGAGATATTGCAGATTgggtaaaagaaaatgatgaggatGAGGTAGAAAAGGATTTACATTGCGGAATCATCTTCTAGCACTTAAGGACTAGTTAGTTTAATCTTTTAGCATTTATGAATTATGCTAGCACTACAACTTTCCAACTTCTACATACATATCATACAACTAATTAGACTGGCAGTCTgttttaatatttaaactaatgTCATGTTGCACCAAGGATTGTGTTTTCTCTTAATATATATTTCTTTAATGGATAAAAACTTCAAGGCACCAAGGGGGCCCAACAGGCTAAAGCCACAAAAGAAACAGCTATCAAAACCAAGAGGGAGGTaaaaaacaagataaattaTCCATCATATCAACCAAGCATTTACATCTGTATGCAAGTTTTCACTATACCAGAAGAGTATAATTTAAGCCAGCTTTCTCTCAACATTATTTTGCGGCTGCTTAGTATCATGTTCAAGTCAAGTCCAGATATGCCTGCCAGTAACTGAAATATGGCTCAGATGCACTATTTTCTTGACCAAAAGAATGCAGCAAAAGCACAATTTCATCAAGGTGTTCTGAGCAAACATTCCACCAGGAAACTTTTGATTGCTGCTTGTGTGCTAAAGACTATCAGATGCTTCTGGAAAAATAAGGCCTGCACTAATTAAGAAGATTCAGCAGAAATAACTAGCTGGTGTTTCTAGATTTTCTCTGTGTCGGCATGACCACTAATCTTAAATGTCATCTCATTAAGATGTGATGAATCTTCTACGGTCTACATGAGCACTTGGAACTAATGTCTTCTCATAAGATGAAATAACCAAAACCAGATACAAGTACCAAGGGCAAGTTAGCTTCCTAAATTGCCACTAAGATTTGATCCAGACTTCAATGTTTCATCTATTACAAATCAAGGATGCAACTCCATAAATattcaaaagaagaagggaagacaAACATATCTCAAAGATGCTTGAAACAAGAAGTACCTCTTGTCTTTCAAATGATTTATGATGCCCGAAGCCTCAGTGGGCGAAACATGGGGTGTGGACtgtgaaaaataattgaaactGCCAGAAGAGCTACTGCTTGGTGTTGAGGGACGGGAAGAACCGGGAGAGCTAACTACAGAAGGTGGGTACCATGACTGTGAAGTACTGTCCTGTGGGTGTGGTTGAGCTGGTTGCTCTTGATTTCCCCtgaaaaaaaatgccaaaaagaaaaataaaactctAATCCGACAACTGCCACTGGGCACTTAACAATGGAAAACTTCACTAGTTGCAGCATATCCAAGCTTCATTAAATCGAGCATAAGTTCTAATTGTCCGCTAGCTCAAAGAAAACACGACTGCTTTCACATCTTAAGCAGGCAGACAATAACATTGTCGAGTTACAGCCATATTTATTCCAAAAAGGAATTCCTTTTACAACCAATTCTTTGGAACTACCAATGTGAAAATTCACAGGTCTACTTCTACTATTATAAACGATTAAAATCCTATTCCAATTCTCCCAACGTGTGCTTGCCACCACGAGCGCCTTCCATTTTCTCTCTTAGCTATTCAAGTCCACCGCTCGTTTCACCGCTAAAAGAGACAAACCATGACACCAGATCGTGAAACACAGAACAACAACCATCCTGGACCATAAAAGCAAAACAGCCCCACAAACACGTAAAAACCCCTAAAATCAAAGTTTCATCGCCCTCGTTCCATAAATAAAATTCAAGCACCACAAACACGTAAAAATCCCTAAAATCAAAGCTCCGCGCAGAACAGAAGATAATTCGATTAAACATAAAGAACTGATCAGAATACCAAATGAGAGCTAAAATCATCGAACAAGCACCAATTAACATGGCAGGGTTGACCGTACCAGAACTTGAACATGGCGAACAGAAGCTCCCCG is a genomic window containing:
- the LOC115735138 gene encoding aspartic proteinase 36 isoform X2, whose product is MRALDAPAEFLIFLVLAALTLPVPVVVRCGAAPAPRTAVLPLQRAFPLDRRVDPDLLRARDRVRHARILQSVAGGVVDFSVQGSSDPLLIGLYFTKVKLGSPPKVFNVQIDTGSDVLWVTCSSCSDCPQTSGLGIELSFFDSSSSSTSYLVSCSDPLCTSQIQTMSTECPPQSNQCSYSFQYGDGSGTTGHYVSDVLYFDMVMGGSLIANSSAPVVFGCSTYQSGDLTKSDKAIDGIFGFGGGDLSVVSQLSSRGITPKVFSHCLRGDGNGGGIMVLGEILEPSIVYSPLVPSQPHYNLNLQSIAVNGQPLPIDPAVFATTNNRGTIIDSGTTLTYLVEDAFDPFVNALTATVSQTVTPIISKGRQCFLVSSSLSETFPLVSFNFLGGATMLLKPEEYLIHEGAALWCIGFEKAQEGVSILGDLVLKDKIFVYDLARQRIGWAPYDCSMSVNVSVTSGKDEFINAGQLSMGSSSRDMLLELLPIGLIILLMHVSRAMGFHFL
- the LOC115735138 gene encoding aspartic proteinase 36 isoform X1, whose product is MRALDAPAEFLIFLVLAALTLPVPVVVRCGAAPAPRTAVLPLQRAFPLDRRVDPDLLRARDRVRHARILQSVAGGVVDFSVQGSSDPLLIGLYFTKVKLGSPPKVFNVQIDTGSDVLWVTCSSCSDCPQTSGLGIELSFFDSSSSSTSYLVSCSDPLCTSQIQTMSTECPPQSNQCSYSFQYGDGSGTTGHYVSDVLYFDMVMGGSLIANSSAPVVFGCSTYQSGDLTKSDKAIDGIFGFGGGDLSVVSQLSSRGITPKVFSHCLRGDGNGGGIMVLGEILEPSIVYSPLVPSQPHYNLNLQSIAVNGQPLPIDPAVFATTNNRGTIIDSGTTLTYLVEDAFDPFVNALTATVSQTVTPIISKGRQCFLVSSSLSETFPLVSFNFLGGATMLLKPEEYLIHVGFTEGAALWCIGFEKAQEGVSILGDLVLKDKIFVYDLARQRIGWAPYDCSMSVNVSVTSGKDEFINAGQLSMGSSSRDMLLELLPIGLIILLMHVSRAMGFHFL
- the LOC115735155 gene encoding vacuolar protein-sorting-associated protein 37 homolog 1, which translates into the protein MFKFWGNQEQPAQPHPQDSTSQSWYPPSVVSSPGSSRPSTPSSSSSGSFNYFSQSTPHVSPTEASGIINHLKDKSVDELRKLLSDKEAYHQFILSLDQVKIQNNIRDELRKETLQLARMNLEKEPQIMELRNQCRIIRTTELAAAQEKLSELERQKEEIMKLFSSSSLIQKLQEAMRKTEEESEALHEKLLNREVDFGTFVQKYKKLRTTYHKRALIQLAAKTSATG